A genomic segment from Callithrix jacchus isolate 240 chromosome 8, calJac240_pri, whole genome shotgun sequence encodes:
- the SLC39A2 gene encoding zinc transporter ZIP2 isoform X2, which translates to MEQLLGVKLGCLFALLALTLGCGLIPICFKWFQIEAAGGHHRRVLRLLGCISAGVFLGAGFMHMTAEALEEIESQIQKFIVQISK; encoded by the exons ATGGAGCAACTACTAGGAGTAAAACTTGGCTGCCTGTTTGCCCTTCTGGCTCTCACTCTGGGCTGTGGCCTTATTCCTATCTGCTTCAAATGGTTCCAGATTGAAGCAGCTGGAG gTCACCATCGGCGGgtcctcagactcctgggctgtATTTCTGCTGGTGTTTTCCTGGGAGCAGGGTTCATGCACATGACTGCTGAAGCcctggaagaaattgaatcaCAGATCCAGAAGTTCATTGTGCAG ATCAGCAAGTGA
- the SLC39A2 gene encoding zinc transporter ZIP2 isoform X1, whose translation MEQLLGVKLGCLFALLALTLGCGLIPICFKWFQIEAAGGHHRRVLRLLGCISAGVFLGAGFMHMTAEALEEIESQIQKFIVQNRSASEGNSSGDASSAHMEYPYGELVISLGFFLVFFLESLALQCCPGAAGGSTVQEEEWGGAHVFELHSHGHIPSPSKSPLRALVLLLSLSFHSVFEGLAVGLQPTVAATVQLCLAVLAHKGLVVFGVGMRLVQLGTRSQWAMFSILLLALMSPLGLAIGLAVTGGDSEGGWGLAQAVLEGVAAGTFLYVTFLEILPRELASPEAPLTKWSCVAAGFAFMAFIALWA comes from the exons ATGGAGCAACTACTAGGAGTAAAACTTGGCTGCCTGTTTGCCCTTCTGGCTCTCACTCTGGGCTGTGGCCTTATTCCTATCTGCTTCAAATGGTTCCAGATTGAAGCAGCTGGAG gTCACCATCGGCGGgtcctcagactcctgggctgtATTTCTGCTGGTGTTTTCCTGGGAGCAGGGTTCATGCACATGACTGCTGAAGCcctggaagaaattgaatcaCAGATCCAGAAGTTCATTGTGCAG AACAGATCAGCAAGTGAGGGAAATTCTTCTGGTGATGCCAGTTCAGCTCAT ATGGAGTATCCCTATGGAGAGCTCGTCATCTCCCTGGGCTTCTTTTTGGTCTTCTTTTTGGAGTCACTGGCATTGCAGTGCTGTCCTGGGGCTGCTGGAGGATCAACAGTGCAGGAGGAAGAATGGGGTGGGGCTCATGTCTTTGAACTCCACAGCCATGGACACATACCCTCACCCTCAAAGAGTCCCCTGCGAGCCCTTGTCCTCTTGCTCTCACTGTCCTTTCACTCAGTGTTTGAAGGGCTAGCTGTGGGGCTGCAGCCAACAGTAGCAGCTACAGTGCAGCTCTGCCTTGCGGTCCTGGCTCATAAGGGGCTTGTGGTATTTGGTGTAGGAATGCGGCTGGTGCAGTTAGGTACTAGATCACAATGGGCCATGTTCTCCATACTATTATTAGCTCTCATGTCCCCCCTAGGTCTAGCCATAGGGCTGGCTGTGACTGGAGGGGACTCTGAAGGAGGCTGGGGCTTAGCCCAGGCTGTGTTAGAGGGTGTGGCAGCTGGCACCTTCCTGTATGTCACCTTCCTAGAAATTCTTCCACGGGAGCTAGCTAGTCCTGAGGCCCCTCTAACTAAGTGGAGCTGTGTAGCCGCTGGTTTTGCCTTCATGGCCTTTATTGCCTTATGGGCCTGA
- the NDRG2 gene encoding protein NDRG2 isoform X2: MAELQEVQITEEKPLLPGQTPEAAKTHSVETPYGSVTFTVYGTPKPKRPAILTYHDVGLNYKSCFQPLFQFGDMQEIIQNFVRVHVDAPGMEEGAAVFPLGYQYPSLDQLADMIPCILQYLNFSTIIGIGVGAGAYILSRYALNHPDTVEGLVLINIDPNAKGWMDWAAHKLTGLTSSISEMILGHLFSQEELSGNSELIQKYRNIITHAPNLDNIELYWNSYNNRRDLNFERGGDITLKCPVMLVVGDQAPHEDAVVECNSKLDPTQTSFLKMADSGGQPQLTQPGKLTEAFKYFLQGMGYMASSCMTRLSRSRTASLTSAASIDGNRSRSRTLSQSSESGTLSSGPPGHTMEVSC; this comes from the exons ATGGCGGAGCTGCAGGAGGTGCAGATCACAGAGGAGAAGCCGCTCTTGCCAGGACAGACACCGGAGGCAGCTAAG ACTCACTCTGTGGAGACACCATATGGCTCTGTCACTTTCACTGTCTATGGCACCCCCAAACCCAAACGCCCAGCGATCCTCACCTACCACGATGTGGGACTCAACT ATAAATCTTGCTTCCAGCCACTGTTTCAATTTGGGGACATGCAGGAAATCATTCAGAATTTTGTGCGGGTTCATGTGGATGCTCCTGGAATGGAAGAGGGAGCTGCTGTGTTCCCTTTGGG ATATCAGTACCCATCTCTGGACCAGCTCGCAGACATGATCCCTTGCATCCTGCAGTACCTAAA tTTCTCTACAATAATTGGAATTGGTGTTGGAGCAGGGGCCTACATCCTATCGAGATATGCT CTTAACCACCCAGACACAGTGGAAGGTCTTGTCCTCATCAACATTGATCCCAATGCCAAGGGTTGGATGGATTGGGCAGCCCACAAG CTGACGGGCCTCACCTCTTCCATTTCGGAGATGATCCTTGGACATCTTTTCAGCCAG GAAGAACTCTCTGGAAATTCTGAGTTGATACAAAAGTACAGAAATATCATTACACATGCACCCAACCTGGATAACATTGAATTGTACTGGAACAGCTACAACAA CCGCCGAGACCTGAACTTTGAGCGTGGAGGTGACATCACCCTCAA GTGTCCTGTGATGCTGGTGGTAGGAGACCAAGCACCTCATGAAGATGCAGTG GTGGAATGTAACTCAAAACTGGACCCCACCCAGACCTCGTTCCTCAAG ATGGCTGACTCCGGAGGTCAGCCCCAGCTGACTCAG CCAGGCAAGCTGACCGAGGCTTTCAAGTACTTCCTGCAAGGCATGGGCTACA TGGCCTCATCCTGCATGACTCGCCTTTCCCGGTCTCGTACGGCCTCTCTAACCAGTGCAGCGTCCATTGATGGCAACCGGTCCCGCTCTCGCACCCTGTCCCAGAGCAGCGAGTCTGGAACTCTTTCTTCAGGGCCCCCGGGGCACACCATGGAGGTCTCCTGTTGA
- the NDRG2 gene encoding protein NDRG2 isoform X1, producing the protein MAELQEVQITEEKPLLPGQTPEAAKEAELAARILLDQGQTHSVETPYGSVTFTVYGTPKPKRPAILTYHDVGLNYKSCFQPLFQFGDMQEIIQNFVRVHVDAPGMEEGAAVFPLGYQYPSLDQLADMIPCILQYLNFSTIIGIGVGAGAYILSRYALNHPDTVEGLVLINIDPNAKGWMDWAAHKLTGLTSSISEMILGHLFSQEELSGNSELIQKYRNIITHAPNLDNIELYWNSYNNRRDLNFERGGDITLKCPVMLVVGDQAPHEDAVVECNSKLDPTQTSFLKMADSGGQPQLTQPGKLTEAFKYFLQGMGYMASSCMTRLSRSRTASLTSAASIDGNRSRSRTLSQSSESGTLSSGPPGHTMEVSC; encoded by the exons ATGGCGGAGCTGCAGGAGGTGCAGATCACAGAGGAGAAGCCGCTCTTGCCAGGACAGACACCGGAGGCAGCTAAG GAGGCTGAGTTAGCTGCCCGAATCCTCCTGGACCAGGGACAG ACTCACTCTGTGGAGACACCATATGGCTCTGTCACTTTCACTGTCTATGGCACCCCCAAACCCAAACGCCCAGCGATCCTCACCTACCACGATGTGGGACTCAACT ATAAATCTTGCTTCCAGCCACTGTTTCAATTTGGGGACATGCAGGAAATCATTCAGAATTTTGTGCGGGTTCATGTGGATGCTCCTGGAATGGAAGAGGGAGCTGCTGTGTTCCCTTTGGG ATATCAGTACCCATCTCTGGACCAGCTCGCAGACATGATCCCTTGCATCCTGCAGTACCTAAA tTTCTCTACAATAATTGGAATTGGTGTTGGAGCAGGGGCCTACATCCTATCGAGATATGCT CTTAACCACCCAGACACAGTGGAAGGTCTTGTCCTCATCAACATTGATCCCAATGCCAAGGGTTGGATGGATTGGGCAGCCCACAAG CTGACGGGCCTCACCTCTTCCATTTCGGAGATGATCCTTGGACATCTTTTCAGCCAG GAAGAACTCTCTGGAAATTCTGAGTTGATACAAAAGTACAGAAATATCATTACACATGCACCCAACCTGGATAACATTGAATTGTACTGGAACAGCTACAACAA CCGCCGAGACCTGAACTTTGAGCGTGGAGGTGACATCACCCTCAA GTGTCCTGTGATGCTGGTGGTAGGAGACCAAGCACCTCATGAAGATGCAGTG GTGGAATGTAACTCAAAACTGGACCCCACCCAGACCTCGTTCCTCAAG ATGGCTGACTCCGGAGGTCAGCCCCAGCTGACTCAG CCAGGCAAGCTGACCGAGGCTTTCAAGTACTTCCTGCAAGGCATGGGCTACA TGGCCTCATCCTGCATGACTCGCCTTTCCCGGTCTCGTACGGCCTCTCTAACCAGTGCAGCGTCCATTGATGGCAACCGGTCCCGCTCTCGCACCCTGTCCCAGAGCAGCGAGTCTGGAACTCTTTCTTCAGGGCCCCCGGGGCACACCATGGAGGTCTCCTGTTGA